The genomic region GCAGGTAGTTCCTCGCCTTCATGTTGATAATGCAGTTCAGATCATCTGGAGATGGAGAGCCAAGGATGCCTGCACACAGAGGAGAGCGAGGGAATATGTGTCAATATGGCTACTCAACTGATAGCCTATGTCAGGAACAGGGTGTGGCTGTTGGGGCCTTTGCTCACTGGGGGTGTGACtaataaatgacaaacattttattttatctaacatttatttaaacatgTAATCTCACTGAGTACCGGGTCTCGTTCTCAGGAGAATATCAAAACTACGCAAACCGACAGCTGCTATACAACAGTTGTGACACTCATTCAATAAAAGGTTCTAATGCGAACAGATTCGCAAGCAGCGACAACTACCGGGATCGTATTGACCCAAAGAAACGTCTAGCAGACTGTGTGAGGTAAGCTGTTGTATAGTCGAAGCAACTGTAagctattttatattttttagtgAATTTGAAGTTCCCTCTGGCAGACAAAGTGTACAAGACTAGGCCTTTTGTTGTGAAAGGTCAGAACAAAGGAGTGGATATGGTATGCGCTGCTTTTGTTATGGTTGAAAGAAGTAATTAAGTTTGCCATCCTGGTTTGGAGTATGGAGCCTTCATGTGGTTGTTTTACACAGGGATGCAAGGATTTTTGTTGGTCGACACGGAAGTTACCGTCGCCCTGGTTCTCTTGTTAGGGTTTGTAGCAGAAAATAagttctgtggcaaacaaatgtttgatacttaaacattttattcagcaagataatctttacaaatgaacaccaccAGGATTATTGAAGTGTAGATGCAATAgctagaagtaaaaagctaacgctAGGCTTTAAACAATCTGCACTACGGTCGCACGACTTAACGTTGCCACCACACGTAAAGCTGTGTTTGATGCGATGATTTTCTGTAGACTCATTAAAACAcctgttagcaactgccttttttagaCACGTAAAGGCTTCAGAATTCACAACTGGGGAATTTACTGAcgttattttatgtcatagaagaAAACGTTAAAGTCTCTAAAGCTTGTGttcaccacagaccttatttcagatgtctaaccaaaaacccattaaaaaaaaaacaaaactaaacctCCGCCTACTGTTCAACTGTTCAAATGACGGAACTTTCGAGAAGTGCGACTTCAAATATTTATAGTAATCTTATTGCACTTCAGACCCCTTCGATATTGGGAGTGAGGGGAGCCTGGAGTACAGATATGGGAGGGGAGAGTCTGACTGCAACTAATTTTGACCCAACCTGCATTAGATGCAAGTTTGAATCTGCATCCTCATATCATACATTTTGGGCCTGCCCCTCAGTGGCTAAACTGTGGGAATAGATATTAAAATGTCACTCTGATAAACATAACACAAATATCCAACCCTCTCCATGTATTGCTCTATTTGGAGTTTTACCAGTGAGCTCACCACTGTCTAAATCCCAGCATGGGGCAGTAGCCCCAGCAACACATACCGCAAGAAGGGTTATTTTACTAAACTGGAAATCCCCTGACACTCCCCCATTAAGACACTGGGTTAGAGACCTATTGATGTCTTTGAGCTTAGAGAAGATCAGATAGTCACTTAAGGGTAAAACTGACCTGTTCTCAAGGATTTGGGACCCCTATAAAGCTTACTAGCGAATGCTGCCTTTTAACTCCTCACAATTTttgactgtttgtttgtctctttccctctctcctcattagaattcatttattattgtttttgtttttctctgtattttGTCTTGATAACTTGCCAGCCATGTATTAGGTTGTTGATTTAATATCCATGATTCACCTCTAACAGTGACTGGATCCTGTGTCTTACGGATTGTAAGACTGTCTCTTTTGTTGTACTCATGATTACTGTCTGTATCTCAAATTACCCCTCAAGGACATTAaagttttaccttaccttacgcCACAGAATATAGCCAACAGCGAGTAAGGTGTTACTAGCGAtggtcatttaccagaaactttcagctctgGTTTTTGGGTCAGGTTTGGGGGTTTAATGCATAAGTTAGCTGGTCACAATAGGCTGGGATGGTGCAGGTTTTAAAAAACCCTTACCTCCACATCACTAGCACAAGCTGTTTGAATTGGTTAATTATCTTAAGAATAACTGAGCAAACAAAGACCAAGGAAAAACACGAGAAAATCAGAGTGAATGCAAATGTGACTGATCATCCtgcaaataaaaatgactgatgaAGTGCTGTAAGTGACTTCACAGTAGGGCAGCACAATGTATTGTGAGCACAGACAAAAACTGTAAATAATGactagttgttcttttatctcagacatgtgttAGGATGTTatataccttgacatgttttggCGGAAACTTacgccttcctcagaagtgtcacttggtggtggttgtgacgcgtctttatcagctgatctgtcaaaTCAGCTGATATAAGGGAGGCATGACCACTTTTGGcagctgataaagacgcgtcacaaccaccaccaagtgacattTCTGAGGAAGGCGTAAGTTTCTGccaaaacatgtcaaggtatgtaacatcctaacacatgtctgagataaaagaacaactaaagtcattatcagaaactaaagacataatTAACACCATTGAACTAAAAACTGTAAATGCCAGAGAGGAACTGGTGCCTAAAAAATAATTGCTGTCTGGCAATATTTTGGATATAGGAAAGACGATGTGGCAGAAGCACAGGTACTGTGAAAGTCTGAGTAAAGAGCTGAACGCGCATTAAAATCTGTTTAACTTATTGTCTATTTTATTCCTGCAGCCCTGCTTCATAGTGTTAACATCTTGTAGAAATGAGTGAAAACTCACCCAGTATGTGGTTGAGCTGGTCCAAGTAGTGTTTCCCAGGAAAGATGGGCCTGTTGGACAACATCTCAGCCAGGATGCAGCCCACTGACCAGATGTCAATGGACTTGGAGTAGCCCTGAGACACAAACGAACATATTGTACATACAGTAAACAAACCAAGGCCCTGATCAGACAAAGAGCTTTTTAGCAGCCTGGGCGGCTTTTTGTGATGGTTTTAAATGAGAGTGAAGCATTTTGCTCACTGCTTTTGCACTGCTGAACACCTcgtatttttccatttttggtGCCTCACGTGTTTTGCAGGAGCACCCTGAATGGCTCCAGTAGAAAAAATTCAACTCAGAACAAAAAAGAGCTCTATGTCATCggccttttttccccccaatgTCCAATCAGAAGGATTGAGAGTAGTGGCGATGACAACAAGTGGCAGCGTACATGGTCTATGTtaaactaacgttagctcactTTTATCATCGCCTGAGGCAAGCTGCAAGACAAATCAGGGCAAACTGTAGCTTCAGCTAATTTCTAACATTTTACCAACCATAATTGGACCCAACGATTGACAGCAGATTGTCAAACTGTCACCTACTCACTCTAATATAAGCCTTGAACCAACCATCATCCAGACGAGGCAGAATGGATCTCCATTTCTCTCTGTCCAGTCCCCAAGTGACCGTCGCCTGTCCATTTTTCATGCAGGTTTTAAGGTTGCAGCTCTGTAGCTGCAAAAAGTACTCTGTCTGATCGGAGCCTAACAAATCATCCAGTCCAATACAGAATCCACATCAGttactcacacaaacacacacatacttaccTTTGAGTTGAGCATGATTTCTGGAGCCCTGTACCAACGTGTAGCCACGTACTCAGTCAAGAAACCTGTGTGGTCGTGCTCGGGATCGGCTATACGTGCCAGGCCAAAGTCACAGATCTGAAGATGACACAAAAAGTCAGACGTCAGAAACAATATATTTATATCAGTCAAGCCCCACACGCATTAAGAATATGAGAGTAGGTAAAGCTGAGCTAAGATTTTCCTTCAACTGGAGAATCCACTTCAGATACAGCTCTACCAGTTCCCATTGTTATGCCTCTCTGAAGCTTTATTGCTCCTACTTTACTTTCTAATCTTAAGGCCTGAACTTCTacattatgtttgtgtgtaattaaaaaacagattgCAGGAAATGTGGGGCAGGCAGTATTCCACTAGAGGGGAGGAATCATAATATCGGTTTCCTATTTATTTGCCTTTGTTAGCTGAGTGGATCAATTATTTTGAATCTACTTTAGTACTACATTatgaataaacacaataaagaaatattttgctgctggaaagatgatcttttaataaaaatgagGCTTTCTATACAGTAGACAGAGGcgaatacttttgaaattggtgctatatgagagagaaaaagacagagaaaacagagggaaaaggactgtggcatttgcttttgcccaagaggtagaaaacctacaatgACCAGAATGCACAGCGccgcaccagaccaataaaagCTCCCGCTGGTAGGTGatgtaatggaaatgcatcCATTTGAAATGGTGGCCTGTTTGATcggagtttggtctgagtttgagagagagatagaggtgGGTCAGTCTTTTGAtccacttctatactctttgaGTCTGTGGTGGTGGCACGAGTGGTGCAAAATGTTTCATCTGGTGGGGAGGGGATATCTAGGCACTGGTGAGATGGAGGAAAATTTACAACACTTCATTTAGacatactacccacactgttatgatacaaaaATGGTTGCAAATCTGCGATGTACCCTTCTATGTAACATCAGTGATACAGAGTCACAGATGTAACAAACATCTATCCTGTAGAGGAATGTATCAGTAAGTAGCTGCAACATGTGCTGCCTTTGTTCTCCACTCCTCCCACATGATCAACTAATCCAGGGATTGATGGCTGTGCTGCTAAGAGTTCACAAGTGTACTCTGAAGCTGTACAACCTGGCAAAGAGCGAAGAGAACCCTGATGGCTCATATCAATGTGTTTATAGTGGCTTGTTTTAGGTTCTGGTAAAAAGACCACCACTAGCGAATCATTGCGGAAACAGAGTGAAGGAAATGAATCATCATTAATCTGCGATGCTTAAGACAAGCTTTCTTTCAACTTGTTTGCTGTGCACTTTGATTTTAAGTTGCGGTTTCCTATTTTCCGGAATGCATTTTAGCAACCAATGATTTGATTGGGCCTAGAGCACTACCATTTAGCGTAACAGTCTGTAGATACATCTTCACAAACATAAAAAGCAGTGGctgtaaattattattattattaataaatgtGGCTTAAATTTCaaataatccctgtgagcaaaacccTAAAGTTTCAGGTCgctctgaatactctgtttccaacatttttttctacctTTGAGACAAGGTGACATCAGATCATGacactgctacatgaagctacCTGCTATAGCGTCAAGGAAACAGGTCATCTTGGTTGctaatgttgttaatttctctcgaatttcagatcatattcctgctggaacaagTCCGCTTGTACTAAAAAGGTTTTATTGGTCATTTGTCATGGGAGAAAGTGcagctgtacacacacacacacacacacacacacacacacacacacacacacacactctccagctgcaagtacacggCTGCATGTAGCCACACGCTAACGTCaggtaatcttggttgctgatgttgttaatttctccctgatttcagattcCTGCTGGAGCAtgtttggttgtgtttagaggtttttattggtgatttttcatggtagagtGCCACTATTTTTCATTAcggtcattccccagctgctgTGACGGTGAGATGCGCAAGATCCGGAAACGCTGAGCAATCAGAGCGGAGTGGGCTTTTTCGGGAGGGGGGCTTACACAGACAGGTACTAAAATGACTGTTCAGACAGAGGgtaaatacaggtgttccagcacagatggcctgaggaaaataaagtgtgcttTGACCATTAAAGCAGGTAAAAATGTACTGATAGAAACTCAAAATACAAGTATAAACCTGAAACCATCCTGCAGCTGTATTGTGTTAGGGAAAGACGCCTTTGGTCTATTATTCTAAGGTACTAACACCTAACTGGACAAtaaatattcttaaaaaaaatattctttaaaaaaaaaactgttttgatcCTAATTAATACACTCCAGAAGtatttcacttattccacctcACGTTGGGCTACTTAGctgcaaaaataacaaacataCCCATTTGAGAACAAAGCAGAATCAGGAAAGGGAAACGCCTCAAGCGTTTTTTTAACAGCATCACAATCCAACTGTGAGTAAGTTAATATTGAGTATCTGCAAGTATCAAAGTTGATTCAGTGcttacatttttaaagtgaacCATTTACTGCACAGTGAACAGCCAAGACAAGCAAGAAAGGGCTCAGGTCAATTCATCACCCATATCCAACATTCCTAGGATGCTTCCTCAATCTTGGTGAACGCTGTAACTTGCAAGTGGTACCAATGTTTAAATAGACATTGGATTCTTGTGTAGGACATTTTTTTAGATaactgaaaataatcatttggcTTGAATGCACCATCTGAGTGTGGGAGAATATCCTCATTTTAACTTCTGTCCCCAAAAGTGTACCAGCTACTATTTTTGTATCACAGAGAATGTTTAACATCTATACTAAGTTTACCACAGATAAATGCAGGATTTCCACATAACTCCATATGAAAGCAAAAACATGCATGTGTAGTTTTCCTGTAGGTTTATGTGCAAACCCCACCATAAcctaaaataacattaaaaaaatctaaatgtcttttttctgcTGCCTGAGAAAAATTAAAAGTAGATACAGTACTCTAGTTAATACCAGTGATGatgatttatgtgtgtgtgctgacctTGAGGTCGCAGGTGGTGTTGATGAGCAGGTTGGAGGGCTTGAGGTCACGGTGCAACACGTTGGCTGAGTGAATGTACTTGAGGCCTCGCAGGATCTGGTAGAGGAAGTAGCACACGTGGTCGTTGCTCAGCCTCTGGCTCTTCAGCAGCTTGTACAGGTCCGTCTCCATCAGAGTCTGCACGATGTAGCTGGAAGGATGGACAGGTCAAGGAGGACAACGGCAGGGCAGAAAGCATCCGCTGACACCAGGAGAAACATAAGGACGACTCtgagagtgatttctaatgtgTTGTAAATTATTCAGCAACAGAAGTTTATGAATAAAATCAAAGCGGGAGCTGCTGGACTGTATTTGATATTACATTTGCCCTTTTCAAATTTCATGTGGTTCGACCTTCAGCTTCAGGGTGCAATGACTTCTCTGTCATGTTTTCTAGAGTCTTGTAGGGAAAACTGAGACTTGGTCAGCTTGGTCAATTAGGCGCAATAACTGTGGTGCAATAATTTTGTTCCTCAAATCTTAACATTAAACAACTATGACACAACAACTAGCAGCTAAAGTATGTAGCGAATCATTTGAGAGTTATCCAATCATTAACACATCTGATACAGACAGTCAAAAGTGCCCTagttggggcggcagtagctcagcccatagggatttgggttgggaaccggagggtcgcctgttcgagtccccgtccggaccaaaatatggagcatggactggtggctggagagatgccagttcacctcctgggcactgccgaggtgcccttgagcaaggcaccgaaccccccaaccactcggggcacctgaccaaagggcagccccctcactctgagatctctccactttgtgcatgtataggtcctgtttgtgcatgtgtgtgtctttcagacctgtgtgtaattgacaagcaagagtgaaaacattgaatttcccctcagggggattaataaagtgaataaacttaaacttaactcAACTTGTACAGAGGGTCTAAAACGGCTACACGACCAGTGAGAAATATCCTTCTGCAGGCTTTTGCAATACTATTAGAGCGTACGTTTCTTTAGCTGAGCTAGTAGCATAGCTGTGGGAATGGCAATAGCAATGACAGTcagttggtccaccactttgatcctgacttaaatatttaaacagCTATTGCATGGACTGGTACAAACCTTGGTACCAACATTCATGATTCCCAGAGAATTGTAATATCTTAGCGTCACTGTACCCaaatacagcctcacagagccacttGCATGCcatgtcatattctacaggttggaaagagaggatggagaaggaaacaatagagaaaaaaagagcatgCATTGGGCTCATTAGTGGGTTCATGCTTGTTTTTCGGATAAAAACAAGaatctgtaaaaacagaacaaaaccgTGCAGGTAATCAGTGTGAACCACCATCTTGCTACAACTGTTTACTTCAGTTGCAGAACGCCCTGCGATGATTTCAATGGTTCAACTCAAATCTGGTAGAAACGAGGGCAGGCTGGTTCActagatagcaccaaggttcaAAGAATCCTGAATAGAACCAGCTCAAGAACCAGAGCTTATTTGGAGCTTTTCGGAGTTGGTGCCATCCCTTGATCAGGATTCAGTCAACAACCCAATACAAAAAGTGGAGCAACTAAAGAGATCAAGCAAGTAGGGCTGCCACAATTATTCGACTAattgatgactaatcgactattaaaataatcggtgactattttagtagtcgactaatcagtttgagtcatttttcatagaaaagtactatgaaagtaccccaaaatactcttactgcagcttcttacgttcagatattggcagctttacacactctcccgtgacagtgaactaaaaccctttggcgtgagtatgaaacaaaacattagatgacgtaattttggggtttgggtgaGACaggccgacatttttcaacattttaacacatttttcgatgaaatgattagtcgactaatcgaagaaataatcgacagattagtcgacaatgaaaataatcgttagtggcagccctacaaGCAAGAAAACCAGGCCTAAATAATACATGGACATCATGCATTTTCTTTTCCACTGTTTTAAGTGGACAAAGCAGCTTTTCACAGAAAAACTGATGGAGTAGCAGCAACTCACTGACCAGCAGGGCCACAGTCCACTGCTAACTGCTCTGCAAATCACTACTGTCATTCAGAAAGTCTGCAAGAACTGACCTGAAAAATGCATGTAAATGCTAACAGCAGACACGTTGAAACTTGTCAAAACACTCAACTGATCAGTTTTAGATTGTGTTAAATTAACAGCTTGACTGGGTAAAGCTGAGACTAAATGTTTGGAGagttaaagctccagtgtgtaggatttagggggatatattggtagaaattaaaaataatataataagtatattttctttttgtgtgtaatcacctgaaaataagaattgttgtgtttgttaccttagaatgagctgtttatgtctATATAGGGAGCAGGGCCTtgtccacagagtccaccatgttacACGCccttgtttctacagcagcccagaagaGACAAACTAAATACTggttctagatagggccatttgcatctTTGCATTGGCCTCTGTAGTTagcaaccaaacaaacaaattttactggtttaaattacttgtttttgtttgttttggagactaAGAGACCTCTACCGATAATTCGGCGCCCGGTAAAACAATCATGAATGGCgaacactaaaggaatcctTACCAGGAGTTCAGGCTTTACACGGGAGACGTTTCAGCTGCTTGCAacctgcaatcctcaccactagatgtcactaaatcctacacactgctcctttaatttaatttgtgcCTGGACAACAGTGCTTATTGTATTTCTTAATGGTAAAATCATCTAAATgacttttaatgtattttgcAATCACTTTGGTTCCAGCATCTATTAGACAATGCTACTggacaaatgaataaaaaaatcaatgtacAAACTGTAATTTAAAGTAATTATCAGTTACACCCAGCACCTCAAAACAATTTTGTTACCGTTTATATTTCATATATAGCCGAAACAGTAGCTTGTCCAGCCACAAAAGCCACAACTGTCTCAGTTTTGCTCCTTATTAACTGTTCCACTGAACTCCTGCTCAAACCAATCTTGGGGCTCTACAGTAAGGCTTGAGTATGAGGACTGGAAGCTAGATTAATATTtccttgtttatttgtttgctgTAACCTCACCACGCTGACACACTGCCTTGATCATTTCTAAGTCAGGTGTACTCACGACAGAAATCTCCCACACACTTGAAATGAAAAAGCAGAGCTGTTGCTCCTCAGAAGTCACTGTACACTGTTGTGTTGCAGGTTGTTGAAGGCAAAATGACTGGATGTTTTAATTAACACCTTCTGAGTGTTACACTTATAGTAAGTGCAgcactacataaataaaaataatgctttCAACTTTCAGGTTTGATTCAATCTTAATTTGGGGAGTAAGTGACAGATGCATGGCCCCTCCTGTAAAGCATTAAAGGATACACATCCCTCATGTTGTCAATGTGCCGTGCCCTGAGAATGTCGTTGATGCCGATGATATTCTCATGGTGGAAACGCAGCAGGATCTTGATTTCCCTCAGTGTGCGCTGGCAGTACGTCTGGTGCTCAAATGGGCTGATTTTCTTGATGGCTACACGCTGGCTTGTCACGTTGTCCATAGCAGAGCTGGGTAGGGTGGATGGGGAAAGAAGAAGCACAAAACAGGTCTCATattacacactgactgtacaatTCACGCACAATGACGTTATCAGAAAATGGGCTAATACTAAGCTCCAAAAGGGCGTTGCAGACTGTCTCCACTGCCAAGATGCACACATCTTTTTGCTGTGATTTGTTGTGAAGTACTGTAGGTGTATGCCTGAGTGTAGGTGCAGTGTCAGTGTGGTGTAGGTGTGGAGTAGATGGAGGCTGAGAGCAGCCGTGAATGGTGCATTTCTGGGACCCTTGAATTCACTGTCCCTTTgcatggggggaaaaaaatcatccaagctcggtttttacagagacactCAGCCTCAACAGGAACAACGGTTACATCACATCTTCCCTGTTAGTAAaggcgtttttttttcttattgcacAACACACTGCATAAACTGAGTAAATTCACATGCCTGTGTGCTGTCTGCCATGGCTGGAATACTGTGACATGAACAAACAGCACTGTATGTTGGTTAAAATCACATCTCTACACTTGGATAATAATCAACACGCAGTTTTGAAGTTAGTGTAAATCATAAGGTTAAACTATAATTGGTTTTCTTTCACTGTACAAACCAGAGGGTGTTGCCAATGTTTACAAACACCAAATGCTGCAAAAGTGGAATCACATGCCCCGTGATGACAGTGACAAAATAACACAGTGCTGACACACTTCTGTTTGGAGATGACAGTGATCCACACGGCGTGTCTTGTTGAAATGTCTGTGTGGGCCCAGCTCTCATGCTACCGTCCACTTTGCACTGACACGCAGTGCTGTCACATCTGATTCTGTTCACAGTTCACCCTCGATTGCGATGACTTGGCATTGATGTCAAGTGCAACAGGGTTGCTTAACATGTCCACACAGGGCTGTAGATCTCACACAGCGATAATACGAGGAAAGGCCTTGCTTAAACTGATAAATCCCACTCGTAtcctctgcagcagctttgCTGCAGGCTAACAATCAGAATTTAAGCAGAGATCAAGGTGGTTGTGAGACTGTTGCAGGACGTATGACATGGATGTAGCGATAACTAGCTCACATTTGCGGTCAAATGCAGTCTGCAAAAGATTTCTCGTCGGATAGCAGACTACGTCCTGCGCAATCACTCTCAATCTTGTTTCCTGTAAAGCTCATAGCCACGCCTGTAGCCAGTCAGCTAACCTGCTAACCACAACATGAGCTACCTTCAGGTTTAACAATGTCTGAATATTGGGCagcagttttaaacacacacatcaacaccgCAGTCACATTTACTGGGCAATGCTTGTTGAATACAGCAGCTATGGTTAGCTGGCTAACGGAATTTGCTAACAAACAGCTTATGTTAGCTAGCACTTTTGATTTAGACACTACGGTGGCCCGACAGAGACGACAAGCACAACTCACCAAACCATTCCGTACGCCCCCTCCCCGATGTAAGACAGGTTCGTGTAGCGGGGGCCAACATCAAACATCTGGCCCTTCACGGACTCGCACGCGGGCTTGGCTCCCACAGCTGCGGGCGCTCCATCCTGCGCAACCGGGAGAGGCGCCCCGGCAGCAGAAGCGCAGTTGGAGCCTGCGGCCCCGACCGCTGCTGCAGTGCTGCTCGAATCCGCcattcttcctctccaaaccgCTCctgctctgtcactgtgtttcaccGAGGGACCACCGACGCTCTCAGCACGGATTAACGTTTGTCCGGAGCTTTAACCGAACGGATTGTTTGATTGACGGAGCAAAGTGACTCGATCAGGGCCCTCTCTACTACCCGAGTGTAAATGGATTTCGTGCGCGAGCGCGGATTTGGTCTCAGCACCGAGCGTAAATGCGCGTGCCAAACTACGGTAATACAGGTGCGTTAGATATGCTTCCCAGGGTGACTTGCTCGGGCGGAGTTGCGTCAGTTAGCTACAGGCACCGCCTGGTCAGCTCCAATGTTACAGCGAAACAAGCGCAATCTGCAAAATAAacatgcagcagcagccacGAGTGGGCGTGCCGAAATATGTTGCATGCTGCCTGTTGAGACAAGAATAATAGACTTTATGATCAAATactcattttattcatttgtttgtgaTTATCCACCCCTGTATACCACCAACTGACGTCATGACGTTATGCTATCGaacagttcacctcctgggcactgccgaggtgcccttgagcaagacaccgaaccccccaaccgctcagggcgcctgaccaagggcagccccctcactctgatatctctccactttgtgcatgtataggtcctgtttgtgcatgtgtgtgtctttcggacctgtgtgtaattgacaagcaagagtgaaaacattgaatttcccctcagggcgattaataaagtaaataaacttaacttaactcTTTGTTTACATGTATAAGGACTTTGGTGTATAGCACTGTTTATGTAATGAAAAACATTATACAATTATTATTGTTtacaataaacaacaatatatcctcctgagacccgaacctttgtgcatttttaatttctccttgcTAGTTGAGATCAGTatgacctgataagtataaaaaactatacattgtcaatgataattaagtcccaatgtcctcaagtgagtacttcctaatcaagactgtcttagcttgttactgttgctaaaattggtcagaTTTGTTGCCATATTAAACTACAAACTTCATTAATCATGAATAAACAAGTTCAACCCTAAAaagtgatcaggttttggaccttgtccactttagTGTCGGGATTGGCTGCAGGCTGACTTGGCACAGatggctgccattttgtttttacatggattagtgtattgtggtgGCACAacaaaagtgtccacaaacgaggacagcaggtctaagttaagtaaaATTAAGTATAAGGTCAGGTagacccaaaatgtgatgtcctcatatgaggacacagggtctcaggaggatatgtaTTATGCAGccttatattttatatatttttatgtttgatctatttatttatttatttttttttaccttcccACGAAGTTACAAatattgactgactgactgactgactgactaactAACTCAGTtgttagattttaaaaacttcCTCTTGGATGATTTAAATTTGAAAGTTGAAGATCAAATCCTGGAGTTGGAAAAAGCTATGGCTTTTTTTTACTCTTGTTTGGTATGCTGGTTAGTTGGTGCAAATTGTTgcaaattttatttttgcaaaatTTTACATGAAACATGTagaattttgatgaaatatcactattttacgCTTtgatttgtcttgtt from Epinephelus lanceolatus isolate andai-2023 chromosome 18, ASM4190304v1, whole genome shotgun sequence harbors:
- the mapk3 gene encoding mitogen-activated protein kinase 3, whose product is MADSSSTAAAVGAAGSNCASAAGAPLPVAQDGAPAAVGAKPACESVKGQMFDVGPRYTNLSYIGEGAYGMVCSAMDNVTSQRVAIKKISPFEHQTYCQRTLREIKILLRFHHENIIGINDILRARHIDNMRDVYIVQTLMETDLYKLLKSQRLSNDHVCYFLYQILRGLKYIHSANVLHRDLKPSNLLINTTCDLKICDFGLARIADPEHDHTGFLTEYVATRWYRAPEIMLNSKGYSKSIDIWSVGCILAEMLSNRPIFPGKHYLDQLNHILGILGSPSPDDLNCIINMKARNYLQSLPHKNRIPWETLYKADSKALDLLGRMLTFNPMKRISVEEALAHPYLEQYYDPTDEPVAEEPFTFSMELDDLPKEKLKELIFEETARFQETYQGS